The Dunckerocampus dactyliophorus isolate RoL2022-P2 chromosome 1, RoL_Ddac_1.1, whole genome shotgun sequence genome has a segment encoding these proteins:
- the LOC129180111 gene encoding microtubule-associated protein tau-like isoform X17 has translation MADGRQPEEHWASNGQENGENGYSAYSYRENGYHGGAAAHPGTTVDDSANLPPSPPPSPSAEQIGPAAQGVESSQPLSVHQSRERPAPLSLHLSHQRKPSPTRPVLLKMAVQRRGSDQQIPRPNSACSLKRGPQVEAVLSEARPTSACSRPPPLPNTQVEKERAYRSPEKRSSLPRPSKSLTRHLPAAEQEESSPCRPTSISTEAKADSRSGRGPSMAGTDSARSWSARSGTSTPGSTAVTPGTPPSYSCRTPGSRTPGSHTPKSFSVLQEKKVAIIRTPPKSPSSAQRQLKVLNQPLPDLKNVKSKIGSTANIKHQPKGGQVQILTEKLDFSHVQSKCGSKDNLKHAPKGGNVMIPSVKLDFSHVQAKCGSLNKLQHAPGGGNVQIQTKKIDLSHITSKCGSMSNIRHRPGGGNVRIENVKLDFKDKAHAKVGSLDNASHMPGGGNVMIESHKLSFRETAKARVDHGAEIVVTHSPGLETGGTSPHLSSAGSINLLESPQLSTLAQDVTAALAKQGL, from the exons ATGGCAGACGGTCGGCAGCCAGAGGAGCACTGGGCCTCCAACGGCCAAGAGAATGGCGAGAACGGCTACTCCGCCTACAGCTACCGGGAGAACGGATACCACGGCGGCGCAGCTGCGCACCCCGGGACAACAG TGGATGACTCAGCCAATTTGcctccctcccctcctccctctccgTCCGCTGAGCAGATCGGGCCAGCGGCACAAG GCGTCGAAAGCTCCCAGCCGTTAAGTGTCCACCAGTCCAGGGAGAGACCAGCC CCTCTTTCCTTGCATTTGTCTCACCAGAGGAAACCT AGCCCCACGCGGCCTGTTCTGTTAAAGATGGCAGTGCAGCGTCGGGGGTCCGATCAGCAAATACCCCGTCCGAACTCTGCCTGTAGTCTTAAACGGGGCCCCCAGGTGGAGGCGGTGCTCAGTGAGGCCCGCCCCACCTCCGCATGCTCCCGCCCTCCCCCTCTACCAAACACACAGGTAGAGAAG GAGAGAGCGTACCGCAGCCCGGAGAAGAGGTCGTCTCTTCCAAGGCCGTCCAAGTCTCTGACACGCCACCTCCCTGCTGCCGAGCAAGAAGAGAGTAGCCCCTGCAGGCCGACGT CCATCAGCACCGAGGCCAAGGCCGACAGCAGGTCCGGAAGGGGCCCGAGTATGGCAG gCACCGACTCGGCACGTTCCTGGTCGGCCCGCAGCGGCACCTCCACCCCCGGCTCCACAGCCGTCACGCCCGGCACCCCGCCCAGCTACTCCTGCCGCACACCTGGCTCGCGCACCCCCGGTAGCCACACGCCCAAGTCCTTCAGCGTTCTCCAGGAGAAGAAGGTGGCGATCATCCGGACCCCGCCCAAGTCGCCGTCCTCGGCCCAGCGGCAGCTGAAGGTTCTCAACCAGCCTCTGCCTGACCTCAAGAATGTAAAGTCCAAGATCGGATCCACTGCTAACATTAAACACCAACCCAAAGGCGGACAG GTGCAAATTTTAACCGAGAAGCTGGACTTCAGTCATGTTCAGTCAAAGTGCGGCTCCAAGGATAATCTGAAGCACGCTCCCAAAGGAGGCAAT GTCATGATTCCGAGTGTTAAACTGGACTTCAGCCACGTTCAGGCCAAATGTGGCTCCCTAAACAaactccagcatgccccaggCGGAGGAAAC GTTCAAATCCAGACCAAGAAAATCGACTTGAGCCACATCACTTCCAAGTGCGGCTCCATGTCCAACATCCGCCACAGGCCAG GCGGAGGAAACGTTCGCATCGAGAACGTGAAGCTGGACTTTAAAGACAAGGCTCACGCCAAGGTCGGCTCCCTGGACAACGCCAGTCACATGCCAGGAGGCGGGAACGTGATG ATCGAGAGCCACAAGCTGAGCTTCCGGGAGACCGCCAAAGCTCGGGTGGACCACGGCGCGGAGATCGTCGTCACCCACTCCCCCGGCCTGGAGACGGGCGGCACCTCGCCTCACCTGTCCTCCGCCGGCAGCATCAACCTCCTGGAGTCGCCACAGCTCTCCACGCTGGCCCAAGACGTCACCGCCGCGCTGGCCAAGCAGGGCTTATGA
- the LOC129180111 gene encoding microtubule-associated protein 2-like isoform X14 encodes MADGRQPEEHWASNGQENGENGYSAYSYRENGYHGGAAAHPGTTVDDSANLPPSPPPSPSAEQIGPAAQDKVKPVSAPSAEEHQQEEEEEEEEEVASCQEEVTCEHPGSPLLEQADLVTEPQALGCEQAQTPEVLNGGSHHREHSPSQKGVESSQPLSVHQSRERPAPLSLHLSHQRKPSPTRPVLLKMAVQRRGSDQQIPRPNSACSLKRGPQVEAVLSEARPTSACSRPPPLPNTQVEKERAYRSPEKRSSLPRPSKSLTRHLPAAEQEESSPCRPTSISTEAKADSRSGRGPSMAGTDSARSWSARSGTSTPGSTAVTPGTPPSYSCRTPGSRTPGSHTPKSFSVLQEKKVAIIRTPPKSPSSAQRQLKVLNQPLPDLKNVKSKIGSTANIKHQPKGGQVQILTEKLDFSHVQSKCGSKDNLKHAPKGGNVMIPSVKLDFSHVQAKCGSLNKLQHAPGGGNVQIQTKKIDLSHITSKCGSMSNIRHRPGGGNVRIENVKLDFKDKAHAKVGSLDNASHMPGGGNVMIESHKLSFRETAKARVDHGAEIVVTHSPGLETGGTSPHLSSAGSINLLESPQLSTLAQDVTAALAKQGL; translated from the exons ATGGCAGACGGTCGGCAGCCAGAGGAGCACTGGGCCTCCAACGGCCAAGAGAATGGCGAGAACGGCTACTCCGCCTACAGCTACCGGGAGAACGGATACCACGGCGGCGCAGCTGCGCACCCCGGGACAACAG TGGATGACTCAGCCAATTTGcctccctcccctcctccctctccgTCCGCTGAGCAGATCGGGCCAGCGGCACAAG ATAAAGTCAAGCCTGTCAGTGCTCCCTCCGCGGAGGAGCatcagcaggaggaggaggaggaggaggaggaggaagttgcCAGTTGCCAGGAGGAAGTGACATGTGAGCATCCGGGCTCTCCGCTCTTAGAGCAGGCAGATTTGGTAACAGAACCGCAGGCTTTGGGCTGCGAGCAAGCCCAAACACCTGAGGTGCTCAATGGAGGAAGTCATCACAGGGAGCACAGTCCATCACAGAAAG GCGTCGAAAGCTCCCAGCCGTTAAGTGTCCACCAGTCCAGGGAGAGACCAGCC CCTCTTTCCTTGCATTTGTCTCACCAGAGGAAACCT AGCCCCACGCGGCCTGTTCTGTTAAAGATGGCAGTGCAGCGTCGGGGGTCCGATCAGCAAATACCCCGTCCGAACTCTGCCTGTAGTCTTAAACGGGGCCCCCAGGTGGAGGCGGTGCTCAGTGAGGCCCGCCCCACCTCCGCATGCTCCCGCCCTCCCCCTCTACCAAACACACAGGTAGAGAAG GAGAGAGCGTACCGCAGCCCGGAGAAGAGGTCGTCTCTTCCAAGGCCGTCCAAGTCTCTGACACGCCACCTCCCTGCTGCCGAGCAAGAAGAGAGTAGCCCCTGCAGGCCGACGT CCATCAGCACCGAGGCCAAGGCCGACAGCAGGTCCGGAAGGGGCCCGAGTATGGCAG gCACCGACTCGGCACGTTCCTGGTCGGCCCGCAGCGGCACCTCCACCCCCGGCTCCACAGCCGTCACGCCCGGCACCCCGCCCAGCTACTCCTGCCGCACACCTGGCTCGCGCACCCCCGGTAGCCACACGCCCAAGTCCTTCAGCGTTCTCCAGGAGAAGAAGGTGGCGATCATCCGGACCCCGCCCAAGTCGCCGTCCTCGGCCCAGCGGCAGCTGAAGGTTCTCAACCAGCCTCTGCCTGACCTCAAGAATGTAAAGTCCAAGATCGGATCCACTGCTAACATTAAACACCAACCCAAAGGCGGACAG GTGCAAATTTTAACCGAGAAGCTGGACTTCAGTCATGTTCAGTCAAAGTGCGGCTCCAAGGATAATCTGAAGCACGCTCCCAAAGGAGGCAAT GTCATGATTCCGAGTGTTAAACTGGACTTCAGCCACGTTCAGGCCAAATGTGGCTCCCTAAACAaactccagcatgccccaggCGGAGGAAAC GTTCAAATCCAGACCAAGAAAATCGACTTGAGCCACATCACTTCCAAGTGCGGCTCCATGTCCAACATCCGCCACAGGCCAG GCGGAGGAAACGTTCGCATCGAGAACGTGAAGCTGGACTTTAAAGACAAGGCTCACGCCAAGGTCGGCTCCCTGGACAACGCCAGTCACATGCCAGGAGGCGGGAACGTGATG ATCGAGAGCCACAAGCTGAGCTTCCGGGAGACCGCCAAAGCTCGGGTGGACCACGGCGCGGAGATCGTCGTCACCCACTCCCCCGGCCTGGAGACGGGCGGCACCTCGCCTCACCTGTCCTCCGCCGGCAGCATCAACCTCCTGGAGTCGCCACAGCTCTCCACGCTGGCCCAAGACGTCACCGCCGCGCTGGCCAAGCAGGGCTTATGA
- the LOC129180111 gene encoding microtubule-associated protein tau-like isoform X15, with protein MADGRQPEEHWASNGQENGENGYSAYSYRENGYHGGAAAHPGTTVDDSANLPPSPPPSPSAEQIGPAAQDKVKPVSAPSAEEHQQEEEEEEEEEVASCQEEVTCEHPGSPLLEQADLVTEPQALGCEQAQTPEVLNGGSHHREHSPSQKGVESSQPLSVHQSRERPASPTRPVLLKMAVQRRGSDQQIPRPNSACSLKRGPQVEAVLSEARPTSACSRPPPLPNTQVEKERAYRSPEKRSSLPRPSKSLTRHLPAAEQEESSPCRPTSISTEAKADSRSGRGPSMAGTDSARSWSARSGTSTPGSTAVTPGTPPSYSCRTPGSRTPGSHTPKSFSVLQEKKVAIIRTPPKSPSSAQRQLKVLNQPLPDLKNVKSKIGSTANIKHQPKGGQVQILTEKLDFSHVQSKCGSKDNLKHAPKGGNVMIPSVKLDFSHVQAKCGSLNKLQHAPGGGNVQIQTKKIDLSHITSKCGSMSNIRHRPGGGNVRIENVKLDFKDKAHAKVGSLDNASHMPGGGNVMIESHKLSFRETAKARVDHGAEIVVTHSPGLETGGTSPHLSSAGSINLLESPQLSTLAQDVTAALAKQGL; from the exons ATGGCAGACGGTCGGCAGCCAGAGGAGCACTGGGCCTCCAACGGCCAAGAGAATGGCGAGAACGGCTACTCCGCCTACAGCTACCGGGAGAACGGATACCACGGCGGCGCAGCTGCGCACCCCGGGACAACAG TGGATGACTCAGCCAATTTGcctccctcccctcctccctctccgTCCGCTGAGCAGATCGGGCCAGCGGCACAAG ATAAAGTCAAGCCTGTCAGTGCTCCCTCCGCGGAGGAGCatcagcaggaggaggaggaggaggaggaggaggaagttgcCAGTTGCCAGGAGGAAGTGACATGTGAGCATCCGGGCTCTCCGCTCTTAGAGCAGGCAGATTTGGTAACAGAACCGCAGGCTTTGGGCTGCGAGCAAGCCCAAACACCTGAGGTGCTCAATGGAGGAAGTCATCACAGGGAGCACAGTCCATCACAGAAAG GCGTCGAAAGCTCCCAGCCGTTAAGTGTCCACCAGTCCAGGGAGAGACCAGCC AGCCCCACGCGGCCTGTTCTGTTAAAGATGGCAGTGCAGCGTCGGGGGTCCGATCAGCAAATACCCCGTCCGAACTCTGCCTGTAGTCTTAAACGGGGCCCCCAGGTGGAGGCGGTGCTCAGTGAGGCCCGCCCCACCTCCGCATGCTCCCGCCCTCCCCCTCTACCAAACACACAGGTAGAGAAG GAGAGAGCGTACCGCAGCCCGGAGAAGAGGTCGTCTCTTCCAAGGCCGTCCAAGTCTCTGACACGCCACCTCCCTGCTGCCGAGCAAGAAGAGAGTAGCCCCTGCAGGCCGACGT CCATCAGCACCGAGGCCAAGGCCGACAGCAGGTCCGGAAGGGGCCCGAGTATGGCAG gCACCGACTCGGCACGTTCCTGGTCGGCCCGCAGCGGCACCTCCACCCCCGGCTCCACAGCCGTCACGCCCGGCACCCCGCCCAGCTACTCCTGCCGCACACCTGGCTCGCGCACCCCCGGTAGCCACACGCCCAAGTCCTTCAGCGTTCTCCAGGAGAAGAAGGTGGCGATCATCCGGACCCCGCCCAAGTCGCCGTCCTCGGCCCAGCGGCAGCTGAAGGTTCTCAACCAGCCTCTGCCTGACCTCAAGAATGTAAAGTCCAAGATCGGATCCACTGCTAACATTAAACACCAACCCAAAGGCGGACAG GTGCAAATTTTAACCGAGAAGCTGGACTTCAGTCATGTTCAGTCAAAGTGCGGCTCCAAGGATAATCTGAAGCACGCTCCCAAAGGAGGCAAT GTCATGATTCCGAGTGTTAAACTGGACTTCAGCCACGTTCAGGCCAAATGTGGCTCCCTAAACAaactccagcatgccccaggCGGAGGAAAC GTTCAAATCCAGACCAAGAAAATCGACTTGAGCCACATCACTTCCAAGTGCGGCTCCATGTCCAACATCCGCCACAGGCCAG GCGGAGGAAACGTTCGCATCGAGAACGTGAAGCTGGACTTTAAAGACAAGGCTCACGCCAAGGTCGGCTCCCTGGACAACGCCAGTCACATGCCAGGAGGCGGGAACGTGATG ATCGAGAGCCACAAGCTGAGCTTCCGGGAGACCGCCAAAGCTCGGGTGGACCACGGCGCGGAGATCGTCGTCACCCACTCCCCCGGCCTGGAGACGGGCGGCACCTCGCCTCACCTGTCCTCCGCCGGCAGCATCAACCTCCTGGAGTCGCCACAGCTCTCCACGCTGGCCCAAGACGTCACCGCCGCGCTGGCCAAGCAGGGCTTATGA
- the LOC129180111 gene encoding microtubule-associated protein tau-like isoform X18, with the protein MADGRQPEEHWASNGQENGENGYSAYSYRENGYHGGAAAHPGTTVDDSANLPPSPPPSPSAEQIGPAAQGVESSQPLSVHQSRERPASPTRPVLLKMAVQRRGSDQQIPRPNSACSLKRGPQVEAVLSEARPTSACSRPPPLPNTQVEKERAYRSPEKRSSLPRPSKSLTRHLPAAEQEESSPCRPTSISTEAKADSRSGRGPSMAGTDSARSWSARSGTSTPGSTAVTPGTPPSYSCRTPGSRTPGSHTPKSFSVLQEKKVAIIRTPPKSPSSAQRQLKVLNQPLPDLKNVKSKIGSTANIKHQPKGGQVQILTEKLDFSHVQSKCGSKDNLKHAPKGGNVMIPSVKLDFSHVQAKCGSLNKLQHAPGGGNVQIQTKKIDLSHITSKCGSMSNIRHRPGGGNVRIENVKLDFKDKAHAKVGSLDNASHMPGGGNVMIESHKLSFRETAKARVDHGAEIVVTHSPGLETGGTSPHLSSAGSINLLESPQLSTLAQDVTAALAKQGL; encoded by the exons ATGGCAGACGGTCGGCAGCCAGAGGAGCACTGGGCCTCCAACGGCCAAGAGAATGGCGAGAACGGCTACTCCGCCTACAGCTACCGGGAGAACGGATACCACGGCGGCGCAGCTGCGCACCCCGGGACAACAG TGGATGACTCAGCCAATTTGcctccctcccctcctccctctccgTCCGCTGAGCAGATCGGGCCAGCGGCACAAG GCGTCGAAAGCTCCCAGCCGTTAAGTGTCCACCAGTCCAGGGAGAGACCAGCC AGCCCCACGCGGCCTGTTCTGTTAAAGATGGCAGTGCAGCGTCGGGGGTCCGATCAGCAAATACCCCGTCCGAACTCTGCCTGTAGTCTTAAACGGGGCCCCCAGGTGGAGGCGGTGCTCAGTGAGGCCCGCCCCACCTCCGCATGCTCCCGCCCTCCCCCTCTACCAAACACACAGGTAGAGAAG GAGAGAGCGTACCGCAGCCCGGAGAAGAGGTCGTCTCTTCCAAGGCCGTCCAAGTCTCTGACACGCCACCTCCCTGCTGCCGAGCAAGAAGAGAGTAGCCCCTGCAGGCCGACGT CCATCAGCACCGAGGCCAAGGCCGACAGCAGGTCCGGAAGGGGCCCGAGTATGGCAG gCACCGACTCGGCACGTTCCTGGTCGGCCCGCAGCGGCACCTCCACCCCCGGCTCCACAGCCGTCACGCCCGGCACCCCGCCCAGCTACTCCTGCCGCACACCTGGCTCGCGCACCCCCGGTAGCCACACGCCCAAGTCCTTCAGCGTTCTCCAGGAGAAGAAGGTGGCGATCATCCGGACCCCGCCCAAGTCGCCGTCCTCGGCCCAGCGGCAGCTGAAGGTTCTCAACCAGCCTCTGCCTGACCTCAAGAATGTAAAGTCCAAGATCGGATCCACTGCTAACATTAAACACCAACCCAAAGGCGGACAG GTGCAAATTTTAACCGAGAAGCTGGACTTCAGTCATGTTCAGTCAAAGTGCGGCTCCAAGGATAATCTGAAGCACGCTCCCAAAGGAGGCAAT GTCATGATTCCGAGTGTTAAACTGGACTTCAGCCACGTTCAGGCCAAATGTGGCTCCCTAAACAaactccagcatgccccaggCGGAGGAAAC GTTCAAATCCAGACCAAGAAAATCGACTTGAGCCACATCACTTCCAAGTGCGGCTCCATGTCCAACATCCGCCACAGGCCAG GCGGAGGAAACGTTCGCATCGAGAACGTGAAGCTGGACTTTAAAGACAAGGCTCACGCCAAGGTCGGCTCCCTGGACAACGCCAGTCACATGCCAGGAGGCGGGAACGTGATG ATCGAGAGCCACAAGCTGAGCTTCCGGGAGACCGCCAAAGCTCGGGTGGACCACGGCGCGGAGATCGTCGTCACCCACTCCCCCGGCCTGGAGACGGGCGGCACCTCGCCTCACCTGTCCTCCGCCGGCAGCATCAACCTCCTGGAGTCGCCACAGCTCTCCACGCTGGCCCAAGACGTCACCGCCGCGCTGGCCAAGCAGGGCTTATGA
- the LOC129180111 gene encoding microtubule-associated protein 2-like isoform X21 has product MADGRQPEEHWASNGQENGENGYSAYSYRENGYHGGAAAHPGTTVDDSANLPPSPPPSPSAEQIGPAAQGVESSQPLSVHQSRERPAERAYRSPEKRSSLPRPSKSLTRHLPAAEQEESSPCRPTSISTEAKADSRSGRGPSMAGTDSARSWSARSGTSTPGSTAVTPGTPPSYSCRTPGSRTPGSHTPKSFSVLQEKKVAIIRTPPKSPSSAQRQLKVLNQPLPDLKNVKSKIGSTANIKHQPKGGQVQILTEKLDFSHVQSKCGSKDNLKHAPKGGNVMIPSVKLDFSHVQAKCGSLNKLQHAPGGGNVQIQTKKIDLSHITSKCGSMSNIRHRPGGGNVRIENVKLDFKDKAHAKVGSLDNASHMPGGGNVMIESHKLSFRETAKARVDHGAEIVVTHSPGLETGGTSPHLSSAGSINLLESPQLSTLAQDVTAALAKQGL; this is encoded by the exons ATGGCAGACGGTCGGCAGCCAGAGGAGCACTGGGCCTCCAACGGCCAAGAGAATGGCGAGAACGGCTACTCCGCCTACAGCTACCGGGAGAACGGATACCACGGCGGCGCAGCTGCGCACCCCGGGACAACAG TGGATGACTCAGCCAATTTGcctccctcccctcctccctctccgTCCGCTGAGCAGATCGGGCCAGCGGCACAAG GCGTCGAAAGCTCCCAGCCGTTAAGTGTCCACCAGTCCAGGGAGAGACCAGCC GAGAGAGCGTACCGCAGCCCGGAGAAGAGGTCGTCTCTTCCAAGGCCGTCCAAGTCTCTGACACGCCACCTCCCTGCTGCCGAGCAAGAAGAGAGTAGCCCCTGCAGGCCGACGT CCATCAGCACCGAGGCCAAGGCCGACAGCAGGTCCGGAAGGGGCCCGAGTATGGCAG gCACCGACTCGGCACGTTCCTGGTCGGCCCGCAGCGGCACCTCCACCCCCGGCTCCACAGCCGTCACGCCCGGCACCCCGCCCAGCTACTCCTGCCGCACACCTGGCTCGCGCACCCCCGGTAGCCACACGCCCAAGTCCTTCAGCGTTCTCCAGGAGAAGAAGGTGGCGATCATCCGGACCCCGCCCAAGTCGCCGTCCTCGGCCCAGCGGCAGCTGAAGGTTCTCAACCAGCCTCTGCCTGACCTCAAGAATGTAAAGTCCAAGATCGGATCCACTGCTAACATTAAACACCAACCCAAAGGCGGACAG GTGCAAATTTTAACCGAGAAGCTGGACTTCAGTCATGTTCAGTCAAAGTGCGGCTCCAAGGATAATCTGAAGCACGCTCCCAAAGGAGGCAAT GTCATGATTCCGAGTGTTAAACTGGACTTCAGCCACGTTCAGGCCAAATGTGGCTCCCTAAACAaactccagcatgccccaggCGGAGGAAAC GTTCAAATCCAGACCAAGAAAATCGACTTGAGCCACATCACTTCCAAGTGCGGCTCCATGTCCAACATCCGCCACAGGCCAG GCGGAGGAAACGTTCGCATCGAGAACGTGAAGCTGGACTTTAAAGACAAGGCTCACGCCAAGGTCGGCTCCCTGGACAACGCCAGTCACATGCCAGGAGGCGGGAACGTGATG ATCGAGAGCCACAAGCTGAGCTTCCGGGAGACCGCCAAAGCTCGGGTGGACCACGGCGCGGAGATCGTCGTCACCCACTCCCCCGGCCTGGAGACGGGCGGCACCTCGCCTCACCTGTCCTCCGCCGGCAGCATCAACCTCCTGGAGTCGCCACAGCTCTCCACGCTGGCCCAAGACGTCACCGCCGCGCTGGCCAAGCAGGGCTTATGA
- the LOC129180111 gene encoding microtubule-associated protein tau-like isoform X20, with the protein MADGRQPEEHWASNGQENGENGYSAYSYRENGYHGGAAAHPGTTGVESSQPLSVHQSRERPASPTRPVLLKMAVQRRGSDQQIPRPNSACSLKRGPQVEAVLSEARPTSACSRPPPLPNTQVEKERAYRSPEKRSSLPRPSKSLTRHLPAAEQEESSPCRPTSISTEAKADSRSGRGPSMAGTDSARSWSARSGTSTPGSTAVTPGTPPSYSCRTPGSRTPGSHTPKSFSVLQEKKVAIIRTPPKSPSSAQRQLKVLNQPLPDLKNVKSKIGSTANIKHQPKGGQVQILTEKLDFSHVQSKCGSKDNLKHAPKGGNVMIPSVKLDFSHVQAKCGSLNKLQHAPGGGNVQIQTKKIDLSHITSKCGSMSNIRHRPGGGNVRIENVKLDFKDKAHAKVGSLDNASHMPGGGNVMIESHKLSFRETAKARVDHGAEIVVTHSPGLETGGTSPHLSSAGSINLLESPQLSTLAQDVTAALAKQGL; encoded by the exons ATGGCAGACGGTCGGCAGCCAGAGGAGCACTGGGCCTCCAACGGCCAAGAGAATGGCGAGAACGGCTACTCCGCCTACAGCTACCGGGAGAACGGATACCACGGCGGCGCAGCTGCGCACCCCGGGACAACAG GCGTCGAAAGCTCCCAGCCGTTAAGTGTCCACCAGTCCAGGGAGAGACCAGCC AGCCCCACGCGGCCTGTTCTGTTAAAGATGGCAGTGCAGCGTCGGGGGTCCGATCAGCAAATACCCCGTCCGAACTCTGCCTGTAGTCTTAAACGGGGCCCCCAGGTGGAGGCGGTGCTCAGTGAGGCCCGCCCCACCTCCGCATGCTCCCGCCCTCCCCCTCTACCAAACACACAGGTAGAGAAG GAGAGAGCGTACCGCAGCCCGGAGAAGAGGTCGTCTCTTCCAAGGCCGTCCAAGTCTCTGACACGCCACCTCCCTGCTGCCGAGCAAGAAGAGAGTAGCCCCTGCAGGCCGACGT CCATCAGCACCGAGGCCAAGGCCGACAGCAGGTCCGGAAGGGGCCCGAGTATGGCAG gCACCGACTCGGCACGTTCCTGGTCGGCCCGCAGCGGCACCTCCACCCCCGGCTCCACAGCCGTCACGCCCGGCACCCCGCCCAGCTACTCCTGCCGCACACCTGGCTCGCGCACCCCCGGTAGCCACACGCCCAAGTCCTTCAGCGTTCTCCAGGAGAAGAAGGTGGCGATCATCCGGACCCCGCCCAAGTCGCCGTCCTCGGCCCAGCGGCAGCTGAAGGTTCTCAACCAGCCTCTGCCTGACCTCAAGAATGTAAAGTCCAAGATCGGATCCACTGCTAACATTAAACACCAACCCAAAGGCGGACAG GTGCAAATTTTAACCGAGAAGCTGGACTTCAGTCATGTTCAGTCAAAGTGCGGCTCCAAGGATAATCTGAAGCACGCTCCCAAAGGAGGCAAT GTCATGATTCCGAGTGTTAAACTGGACTTCAGCCACGTTCAGGCCAAATGTGGCTCCCTAAACAaactccagcatgccccaggCGGAGGAAAC GTTCAAATCCAGACCAAGAAAATCGACTTGAGCCACATCACTTCCAAGTGCGGCTCCATGTCCAACATCCGCCACAGGCCAG GCGGAGGAAACGTTCGCATCGAGAACGTGAAGCTGGACTTTAAAGACAAGGCTCACGCCAAGGTCGGCTCCCTGGACAACGCCAGTCACATGCCAGGAGGCGGGAACGTGATG ATCGAGAGCCACAAGCTGAGCTTCCGGGAGACCGCCAAAGCTCGGGTGGACCACGGCGCGGAGATCGTCGTCACCCACTCCCCCGGCCTGGAGACGGGCGGCACCTCGCCTCACCTGTCCTCCGCCGGCAGCATCAACCTCCTGGAGTCGCCACAGCTCTCCACGCTGGCCCAAGACGTCACCGCCGCGCTGGCCAAGCAGGGCTTATGA